The proteins below come from a single Edaphobacter acidisoli genomic window:
- a CDS encoding DUF2911 domain-containing protein, whose translation MTKFRSLKMLSLAACLLFVVTAAHAQTEAPKKPILSPPATAEVTLNGQQITIHYNSPSMRGRKIMGGLVPYDKPWRTGANPATTLITPVNLKIGTLDVPAGTYTIFTLPSQTQWLFIVSKKTGEWGIPYPEGNDLGRTPMTGATLPSPQESMSISFENTKGNTTELHVKWETTDEYVTVTAQ comes from the coding sequence ATGACCAAGTTCCGTTCGCTGAAGATGCTGTCGCTCGCCGCCTGTCTCCTCTTCGTCGTCACTGCCGCCCACGCGCAGACCGAAGCCCCGAAGAAGCCGATCCTCAGCCCGCCAGCCACCGCCGAAGTCACCCTCAACGGCCAGCAGATCACCATCCACTACAACTCCCCATCCATGCGCGGCCGCAAGATCATGGGCGGTCTCGTCCCCTACGACAAACCCTGGCGCACCGGCGCGAACCCCGCAACCACCCTCATCACGCCCGTCAATCTCAAGATCGGCACCCTCGACGTCCCCGCCGGCACCTACACCATCTTCACCCTGCCCAGCCAGACCCAGTGGCTCTTCATCGTCAGCAAGAAGACCGGCGAGTGGGGCATCCCGTACCCCGAAGGCAACGACCTCGGCCGCACGCCCATGACCGGCGCCACGCTCCCCAGCCCGCAGGAGTCCATGTCCATCTCCTTTGAAAACACAAAGGGCAACACAACCGAGCTGCACGTCAAATGGGAGACAACCGACGAGTACGTAACCGTCACTGCCCAGTAG
- a CDS encoding PEP-CTERM sorting domain-containing protein has translation MKINCFATLALVAAVALAPAAIADQLDFSFNGNGISTSGSFTYTPSTIVPGAEEITGITGTFSDSNVGVSGAIMGLYSPVSYVNTIPGVASTTGGLSYDDLFFPGGNSPQDCAGYPFTGGVFDIFGVAFNVGTAGYVGEIWSNGDIPGLGTVYAAGLANADGLVDNPNAGPSAPVPPGEYGDLTITPEPSSVLLLGSGLFGLAGLVKERRNRRKASRS, from the coding sequence ATGAAGATCAACTGCTTTGCAACACTCGCTTTGGTAGCAGCTGTTGCGCTGGCACCGGCTGCCATCGCCGACCAGCTGGATTTCTCATTCAACGGAAACGGCATCAGCACTTCCGGTTCGTTCACCTATACACCATCCACCATCGTGCCCGGTGCTGAGGAAATCACCGGAATCACAGGAACATTCTCCGACTCCAACGTAGGCGTCTCCGGCGCAATTATGGGTCTGTATTCGCCTGTGAGCTACGTGAATACCATCCCTGGCGTAGCCTCCACGACGGGCGGCCTGTCCTACGATGACCTCTTCTTTCCTGGCGGCAACTCTCCCCAGGACTGCGCGGGCTATCCGTTCACCGGCGGTGTGTTCGACATCTTCGGCGTCGCATTTAACGTCGGAACCGCCGGCTACGTCGGCGAGATCTGGAGCAACGGCGACATCCCCGGTCTGGGCACTGTTTACGCGGCAGGGCTGGCGAATGCGGACGGCCTGGTCGACAATCCCAACGCAGGCCCCAGCGCTCCTGTGCCTCCAGGCGAGTATGGCGACCTGACCATCACACCCGAGCCCTCGTCCGTGCTCCTCCTCGGCAGCGGACTGTTCGGTCTGGCTGGACTGGTAAAAGAGCGCAGGAACCGCCGCAAAGCGTCTCGTTCGTAA
- a CDS encoding TonB-dependent receptor: protein MNHISCCKRVTYLAVAAILTLALALPARAQTSGTGTISGTVTDTTGATVPNAQIIITDTDTGVVRTLTTNGDGIYTATFLQPGHYEVLIGGGAFSKIDRKDLVLTVGQTLSIDAALSAGTVSTQVEVSSEVPILDTEKTEVSQTIGQQIISNLPVNSRNWSAFVLNTPNVAPDGGTGLVSFRGISGLYNQNYVDGANNNEMLFSEARGRSSGAPYVYSLDSIKEFQAETSNYSVEFGQAAGGQVNAITKSGTNNIHGDLFYYLRYPSLNALDPLTKWSALYNTPNPQAAAFLLTQPIHQQQQFGGSVGGPIIKDRLFYFFTYDGFRRVGKALYYNNNPVSLTPTASNSAGTVISPTQCPTTITATQCTSAINFILANGYGAPSRFSKENIFFPRLDWHINSRNDAFVNYNFADFDSTYGYNGSNTFNGSSPTTNGPTSYHERFLVGGLTTQVSGISINQVHWQYGRDLETAGANAAAPSIAIGTFTYGMPNALPRTAEPDEHRTQITDVFSTTRGHHTLKFGGDFNLVHEIMINLYQGGGVYSYGGSTNALNFQNWATDAFAGQPGDTDPYAGYRFTSFVQTIDQVNPASKAGQDDFWMKMFDGFAEDAWKIRPNFTLTAGIRYDIQITPAPIKNNTNFPPLSTYYSSTIKNTNRIQPRLAFSWSPYNGTVVRGGYGLFSGLNQGSTYYAMRVENGVIQVNYNFTGCGTSLAASTPTCNPTAVGLSFPDVPYPVPGPPLSTAAHPVGGNAPAVSGSGVLGAQSFHGLDPNFVPPLAHEADLGVEQALPGKMSLAVGYVGTRGLRLPVFVDANLRGRTPSGARTYNVVDANNNLIRQMTVPVYLVSDRAIPTLQSYNTGFSVANTWYHSLAVTVRRPFANGLELLANYTWAHSTDTGQVGGASGTFYGGDVPLDPNKPSRDNGNSDTDIRNRFVMSFVYQPKVMQDNKWVKLAFDDFLFSGGFTASGGQPVYLSMSGTVYSGGAGSYGSGGNIYGGAISSGSGFATSGRPPQIGRNSIYAPGFNNLDMRVTRDIPIHENVKLQLIGEAFNVLNRRIITGVNGTYSIYNTVAAPTTKAPNPACNSATQTPGTAAAPLQGCIAPFTATGSSAFGAPSSTANTLYGPRQLQVSAKLFF from the coding sequence AGCCCGGCCACTACGAGGTCCTCATCGGCGGCGGGGCCTTCAGCAAGATCGACCGCAAAGACCTCGTCCTCACCGTCGGCCAGACCCTCTCGATCGACGCCGCGCTCTCCGCCGGCACCGTCTCCACCCAGGTCGAAGTCTCCAGCGAAGTCCCCATCCTCGACACCGAAAAGACCGAGGTCTCCCAGACCATCGGCCAGCAGATCATCAGCAACCTCCCCGTCAACAGCCGCAACTGGAGCGCCTTCGTCCTCAACACCCCCAACGTCGCCCCTGACGGCGGCACCGGCCTGGTCAGCTTCCGCGGCATCTCCGGCCTCTACAACCAGAACTACGTCGACGGCGCGAACAACAACGAGATGCTCTTCTCCGAGGCGCGCGGCCGTTCCTCAGGCGCCCCCTACGTCTACTCGCTCGACTCCATCAAGGAGTTCCAGGCCGAAACCTCCAACTACTCCGTCGAGTTCGGCCAGGCCGCCGGCGGACAGGTCAACGCCATCACCAAGTCCGGCACCAACAACATCCACGGCGACCTCTTCTACTACCTCCGCTACCCGTCATTAAACGCACTCGACCCGCTCACCAAGTGGAGCGCCCTCTACAACACGCCGAACCCGCAGGCCGCGGCCTTCCTGCTCACGCAGCCCATCCATCAGCAGCAACAGTTCGGCGGCTCCGTCGGCGGCCCCATCATCAAAGACCGCCTCTTCTACTTCTTCACCTACGACGGCTTCCGCCGCGTCGGCAAGGCGCTCTACTACAACAACAATCCCGTCTCGCTCACGCCGACCGCCAGCAACTCCGCCGGAACCGTCATCTCACCCACGCAGTGCCCCACGACGATCACCGCCACACAGTGCACCTCGGCCATCAACTTCATCCTCGCCAACGGCTACGGTGCGCCCTCGCGCTTCTCCAAAGAGAACATCTTCTTCCCGCGTCTCGACTGGCACATCAACAGCCGCAACGACGCCTTCGTCAACTACAACTTCGCCGACTTCGACTCCACCTACGGCTACAACGGCTCGAACACCTTCAACGGCAGCTCGCCCACGACCAACGGCCCCACCAGCTATCACGAGCGCTTCCTCGTCGGCGGCCTCACCACGCAAGTCTCCGGCATCTCCATCAATCAGGTTCACTGGCAGTACGGACGTGACCTCGAAACCGCCGGAGCCAACGCCGCCGCGCCCAGCATCGCCATCGGCACCTTCACCTACGGCATGCCCAACGCGCTTCCTCGCACGGCAGAGCCCGACGAGCACCGCACCCAGATCACCGATGTCTTCTCCACCACGCGCGGCCATCACACGCTCAAGTTCGGCGGCGACTTCAACCTCGTCCACGAGATCATGATTAACCTCTACCAGGGTGGCGGCGTCTACTCCTACGGCGGCAGCACCAACGCCCTCAACTTCCAGAACTGGGCCACCGACGCATTCGCCGGCCAGCCCGGCGACACCGACCCCTACGCCGGCTACCGCTTCACCAGCTTCGTCCAGACCATCGACCAGGTTAACCCCGCTTCCAAGGCTGGCCAAGACGACTTCTGGATGAAGATGTTCGACGGCTTCGCCGAAGACGCCTGGAAGATCCGCCCCAACTTCACCCTCACCGCCGGCATTCGTTACGACATCCAGATCACGCCGGCGCCCATCAAGAACAACACCAACTTTCCCCCACTCTCCACCTACTACAGCAGCACCATCAAGAACACCAACCGCATCCAGCCTCGTCTGGCCTTCTCCTGGTCGCCCTACAACGGCACCGTCGTGCGCGGAGGTTACGGTCTCTTCTCCGGCCTCAACCAGGGCAGCACCTACTACGCCATGCGCGTCGAAAACGGCGTCATTCAGGTGAACTACAACTTCACCGGCTGCGGCACCAGCCTTGCCGCAAGCACCCCGACCTGCAACCCCACAGCCGTCGGCCTCTCCTTCCCCGACGTCCCATACCCGGTCCCCGGCCCGCCGCTTTCGACCGCCGCGCATCCCGTTGGCGGCAACGCGCCAGCCGTCTCCGGCTCCGGCGTTCTCGGTGCGCAGAGCTTCCACGGCCTCGATCCCAACTTCGTCCCACCGCTCGCGCACGAAGCTGATCTCGGCGTCGAGCAGGCCCTGCCCGGCAAGATGTCGCTCGCCGTCGGCTACGTCGGCACGCGCGGTCTGCGCCTGCCCGTCTTCGTTGACGCCAACCTTCGCGGCCGCACGCCCTCGGGAGCACGCACCTACAACGTCGTCGACGCGAACAACAACCTCATTCGCCAGATGACGGTTCCGGTCTATCTTGTCTCCGACCGCGCCATCCCCACGCTCCAGTCCTACAACACCGGCTTCTCGGTGGCCAACACCTGGTACCACTCGCTCGCCGTCACCGTGCGCCGCCCCTTCGCCAACGGCCTTGAGCTGCTGGCCAACTACACCTGGGCCCACTCCACCGACACCGGCCAGGTCGGTGGCGCCAGCGGCACCTTCTACGGCGGCGACGTTCCCCTCGATCCCAACAAGCCGAGCCGCGACAACGGCAACTCCGACACCGACATCCGCAACCGCTTCGTCATGAGCTTCGTCTACCAGCCGAAGGTCATGCAGGACAACAAGTGGGTCAAGCTTGCCTTCGACGACTTTCTCTTCTCCGGCGGCTTCACCGCATCCGGCGGCCAGCCCGTCTACCTCAGCATGAGCGGCACCGTCTACTCGGGCGGCGCGGGCAGTTACGGCTCCGGCGGCAACATCTACGGCGGCGCCATCAGCTCCGGCTCCGGCTTCGCCACCTCCGGCCGCCCGCCACAGATCGGCCGCAACAGCATCTACGCCCCCGGCTTCAACAATCTCGACATGCGGGTCACGCGCGACATCCCCATCCATGAGAACGTCAAGCTCCAGCTCATCGGCGAAGCCTTCAACGTGCTCAACCGTCGCATCATCACCGGCGTCAACGGCACGTACTCGATCTACAACACCGTCGCCGCTCCCACAACCAAGGCACCCAACCCGGCCTGCAACTCCGCCACGCAGACCCCCGGCACGGCAGCCGCTCCACTCCAGGGCTGCATCGCACCATTCACCGCAACCGGCTCCTCCGCGTTCGGCGCCCCATCAAGCACAGCCAACACGCTCTACGGTCCACGCCAGTTGCAGGTCTCAGCCAAGCTCTTCTTCTAA